In bacterium, the sequence TTGGTTTGGAAATGGAATTTTTTTATAAAGAAGATGGAAGTGAGGAGAAAAGTGATAGTTATCCCGACAAAAATAATAAAAAGAGGAATATCGATGAAGTTCCCAATTATTATGCCCAGGATATAGAAGCAAGTAAGTTGGGTTAATGGAGTCATTTGTTCAATGTCCAGTAAAACTACGCGTAATTATTCAGCCACAGATAGACACGAATGAAACACTGATTTTGTAACCGTTCAGGATATAACCACAGAGTCACAGAGAACACAGAGGGAATATAGCAGTTATTAGTCAAAATTTTACTCAGAGTGGATAAGGGAAAAATCCCAAATCCCAAGCACCAAATTTCAAGTAATAAATACCAAACTATGGGGGGTAATGTTTTGAATTTTGGTCATTCGAATTTGTTTGGAATTTGGAATTTGTGATTTGGAATTTCATAGCCATATCTATGTCAAATTTCGATTAATAAATGCTATAATTCGTGTCCATTTGTGGCTAATTTCTCTAATTCTCTGTGAACTCTGTGCCTCTGTGGCTGAACGGTTACCTGATTTTTAATCCTTTGTAATAATTCAACCTGTAATATTCTGTCCTGCTTTTTGATAAACTTTACAGTTACAACTACGCAGGGGATTTTTCGGGTATTTTTTGTTGACGGACAATCTTATTTTCGCGTAATTCTTTTATGGCAATTGTGTTAACTCTTTCCCCTTCAGCCTCATCAATTAGCGGGGTTGTACCATCCAACAATTGAATAGCCCTTTTAGCGACTAAATTCACTAATTCATAACGATTATCTACCTTTTTTAAAAGTTCTTCC encodes:
- the rpoZ gene encoding DNA-directed RNA polymerase subunit omega translates to MSLIPLEELLKKVDNRYELVNLVAKRAIQLLDGTTPLIDEAEGERVNTIAIKELRENKIVRQQKIPEKSPA